CTCGGGCCCGAGCGCCGCAACCATCCCGCAGAGGTCTTGCGAAAGAAGAAGAAGGAGTAGGCCGCCTTCGCGTTTCAGGCCTTCTTCGTGATGCCCGCGCGCTCCTGGGCGAGCGCGCCGAGCGCGGACCAGTCCTCGTCACCGCGTCCCTGCGCGACGCCGGTGAGGAAGTGGTCGCGCAGGAGGCTGGCCAGCGGGAGGGGCACCTCCGCCGTCCGCCCCGCTTCGAGCGCCAGCGTCACGTCCTTGAGGCCCAGGCGCAGCGCGAAGCCCGCGGGCGTGTACTGCCCCTTCGCGATGGCGCCCGCGTAGTTCTCGAAGATGGGCGCCTTGGCGAAGACGGACTTGAAGACGTCCAGGAACGCGGCGCGCTCCACGCCGCACTTCTCCGCGAGCGCGAAGGCCTCCGACAGGGCCTCCATCATGGATGCGATGAGGAAGTTGCCGGACAGCTTCACCGTGTTCGCGGCGGAGGGCCGCTCTCCCAGCTCCGTGAGGCCGCGCCCCAGGCCTGTGAGCACCGGACGCACGCGCTCTACCTGCGCCTTGGGGCCTGCCGCGACGACCCAGAGCTGCTTGCCCGCCGCTGCTTCCGGCCGGCCGAAGACGGGGGCCGACACGTAGCCCTGCCCCGCGTCCGCGTGCGCCTTCGTCAGGCGCTCCGACAGCGCGACGGAGATGGTGCTGGAGGAGACGTGGATGCCGTTCCTCGGCAGGGCGCTGACGATGCCGTCCTGGCCCAGCACGGCCGCTTCCGCGGCGTGGTCGTCCGCGAGCATGGACACGACGACCTCCGCGTCGCGTGCGGCCTCGGCGGGCGTCTTCGCCACGCGCGCGCCCTGCTGCTTCAGCGGCTCCGCCTTGGAGGCGGTGCGGTTCCAGACGGTGAGTTCATGGCCCGCGCCGGCCAGGTTCTTCGCCATGGGCGTGCCCATGTTCCCCAACCCGATGAAGCCGACCTTCATGAAGATGCTCCCTTTGCAATACCAGCGAGTTAAGGGCAGGCGTCACCCATCAAGCACCTCATCGTCCAGTGACTCGGAAGGTCAATCCAGACCGCATCCAGTAGCCGTTCAGATCTTGGCACGGCGCTACTTTCCTGCCTTTAACAAGCCGACTAGTCTTCTGTGAGTCTACTCCATTTAAGGTGGGTTTATGGATTCTCCATGGGAGCAACGACGTCTACCCGAAAGCCCCCGCAGTGAAGACAGGCGCGATGGGTACGAACGCGATCGGTCACGAATCATCCATTCGGCCGCATTCCGAAGACTCCAGGCAAAAACCCAAGTCCTAGGCATCGGTGAGGGAGATTTCCATCGAACCCGATTGACTCACTCAATGGAGGCAGCGCAAATCAGCAGAGGGCTTTTATATGTCCTTGGTCGCCAAACGCCGGACCTTAAGCGCCACCTGCCTCCGATCCATTTGCTAGAAGCAATTTGCCTTGCGCATGACCTTGGACACCCCCCGTTCGGCCATACCGGCGAGACAGCGCTCAATCTCGCCATGTTGGAACATGGCGGATTTGAAGGGAACGGGCAGACCTTGCGCCTCCTGGCAAAACTCGAAGCCCACACGGAAAATTACGGACTAAACCCAACACGGCGGACGCTCCTCGGCATTCTTAAATACCCGACTTCCTATTCACAGATTAGGAGCGCCGAAACAATCAAGACACCAAAAGACAGATTTGAAATCCGCTGGAACGACTGGAAACCACCCAAGTGCTATCTTGACGACGATAAAGATGTCGTTGATTTCATCTTGGAACCGCTTCCATCTGCCGAAAAATCGCGCTTCACGGAACCCCAGGCACCTGCCACAAAGAACAAGCACGGCAAGCCGAAATGGCAATCGCTCGACACATCAATCATGACGTTGGCCGACGATATTGCATTCGGCGTTCACGACCTTGAGGACGCTGCAGCGCTCGGGCTTATCGAACAAGCAGATATCGAAAATATTGCCTGGGACCCAGAAAGTGAGTGGGCGACCAAATTCGAAGTCAACAAGTCTCTACATAAGGTCTTCTCAAAGAGCCATCACATCAGGAAGCAAGGCACTGGGGCTCTTGTCAATGCTTTTATACAGGCAGCAAAGTGGTCCCAGACGGATGAATTCGAGACCCCTTTGTTGAAATATAACGCTCGACTCACAAGCGAAGCAGACGCTCTCCTGGCCAAACTCAAGGACGTCGAGTTTGAAAGAGTAATCAATACGCACACAGTGCAAACCTTGGAATATAGAGGTGGACACTTGGTCCTTGAGCTCTTCAAGGCGATCGCGGCCGCCCCCGAGAAACTATTGCCTGAAACATTCCGCATGGAACACAAGGCACGCACAGGCAAAGAGGCGATGCGAGTCATCTGCGACTACGTTTCGGGCATGACAGATGAGTTTGCCACCAAGCAGTACGAACGCCTGTTTGTTCCACGGCGGGGCAGTGCACTTTCCCCAGCTTGATTGCGCCAAATGACTACGTCTCTTCCGACACGTCCAGCCGCTCGAAGGCGCGGCCCAGGACGGCGACGCCCAGCGCCACCTCCGCGAACAGTGCTCCCGCCGCCACCAGCCCCGCGAGCGGAACCGCCCAGGGCCCCATGACAGTGAACAGCGGATAGCCCACCAGGAGGGCCACCACCCCCGCGGGCAACAGTCCCAGGAACGTCACCACCAGCGTGCCCACCAGCGTGAGCAGCCGCTGGCCCAGCGCCTCCACGCCGCGCGCCCGCTCGGAGTCCGCTGGAATCCACGCGGGCAGCAGCACCACCGCCGCGTTCTGCACGAACAGCCCCGCGAGCCCCAGCGCCGGCAACACCGGCAAGAGGCCCAGCACCACCGGCGCGGACCACGGCGCGAGCGTCTCGTCGTCCGTGCCCACGCCCAGCACCAGCGCCACGGCCAGCATCACCCACTGCGCCGCGCCCAGCGTCAGCGCGGAGGCGCCCAGCTCCGCGCCCACCACCTGCCGCCCCGTGAGGGGCAGGGCTCGCAATAGCTCCAGCTTGGGCAGGTCCATGCGCAGGTCGGTGCGGAACGCGCTCGGGCCAATCACGGCCATGGCCACCGCGATCATCAGGGCCATGGGCCCCAGGAACTCACGGCTGTTGGAGAACAGCCGCGTGTCCCCCATCAACAGCGCGAACACGGCGCCCATCACCCCGAAGGACAGCAGCATCACCAGCCCGCTGCCCATGCGCCTGCGCGCGATGAGGTTCTTCCAGAGCAGCGCCACCTCGGGACGCCCCCGGGCCTCGAGCACGAAGGGCACGCGGCCTACGCGCAGGTTGGCCGAGCGCGACGCCCGCTGCGCCCGCTGCCGCGTCCGCGCGTCCGCCCCCGCGACCGCCGAGTCCTCGAAGGGGACCTCCACCGCCAGCACCCAGGCGTAGTGCGCCACGAGCAGCGCCAGCGACGCCGGCAGGTAGCGCAGGAAGTCCTGTCCGCTGCGCGCCAGCGACGGAGCCACCAGCGCCCGGCCCGGCCACAGCACCGCGCGAGGCCCGGGTGCGTTGAGCACGTCGCGCAGCCACTCGCGCACGGCGAAGGGCGCGGAGAGGTTCTCCGGCAGCGGATGGTCGCGCAGCGTGGACAGCAGCGTGCCCATCCCCGCCACGAGGACCACCGCCACCACCGTCCACCGCACCGCGCTGCCCCAGCGCCCTCGCGACACGAGCCACGCGCGCACGAAGGACGCCGCGGTGCCGTGCAGGTACAGCGTCCCCATGGCCAGCGCCGCGCCCAGGAAGAAGAGCTCCGGCCGGGGGCTGGTGAAGCGCCCCACGAAGAGGGTCGCCGCCAGCGCCGCGAGCATCGCGCTCAAGAGGCCGCGCAGCAGCTTGTAGTGCAGCAGCGCCTGGCGCGTGACGGGCGCGGTGAAGAAGGTCTGCACCTCCGTCTGCGTGAAGGTCAGCGCCGGCCGGTCCGTGCCCAGCACCCACGCCGTCACCAGCGTGGCCAGCACCGACACCTCCAGCGAGAACTCCGCGAACAGCCTCGCGTTGGGAGACACCGCGCGGCCCGTGCCCTGGACGAAGACGCTGCGGCCCACCAGCGAGTACAGGTACGCGAGCCCCACCGCCGCGCCCAGGAGATAGCGCGGGCGCTTCAGCCGCTGCACCTGGCGCACCACCCGGTTGCGCCACGTCCTCACCCAGAGGAACGCCACCGCGCTCGGGAAGCTCACGCCGGTTCGTTCCCCCGCGCCGCCGCCTCCGCTGACGCCGCGCTGGTGATGCGCACGAACAGCTCCTCCAGCGACGCGCCGTCCCCCGCCCCGCCCGCCATCTGCTCGCGGATCTCCGGCAGCGACCCCAGCGCCACCGCGCGCCCTCCGGCGATGACGAGCAGCCGGTGGCACAGCTCCTCCACCAGCGGCAGCAGGTGCGACGACAGCACCAGCGCCGTGCCCTCTTCCGAGCGGCGGCGCAGCGACGCCTTCATCCTGCGGATGCCCAGCGGATCCAACCCCGTCAGCGGTTCGTCCAGGAGGATGAGCCGGGGCTGGTGCAGGAAGCCGCACGCGATGGACAGCTTCTGCTTCATGCCCCGCGACAGCTCGCCCGGCAGCGACTTCTCCCGTCCGGTCAGCTCCATCTCCTCCAGCAGCGCGCGGCCTCGCGCCTCCCAGTCCTCCACGCCGTAGAGGCGCGCGGTGAAGTTCAGGTGCTCCCAGACGGTGAGGTACTCGAAGAAGCGCGGCTCGTCCGGCAGGAACGCCAGCTGGCGCTTCGCCTCCACCGGCGCCACCGCCAGGTCATGCCCCGCCACCCGCACGCGGCCCACGGACGGCGGAAGGATGCCGGCCAGGCACCGCAGCGTGGACGTCTTGCCCGCGCCGTTGGGGCCCACCAGGCCCAGCACCTCGCCGGGCGCCACCTGGAAGGTCAGCCCGCGCACCGCCCGCACCGCGCCGTACGTCTTCTCCAGCCCCTCGACGTCCAGCGCCGGTTCCATGCGTGCCCTTGGGCCTCCTTGGGAAAGCTCAGCCGAGCTTCAGGAGTTCCTTCACGGTGTCCAGCACCACGCGGGCCTGCACGGGCTTCACCAGGTACGCGGTGGCCCCCAGCGCCATGGCCCGCTCGCGGTCCGCGCTCGCGCCCTCGGTCGTCACGACGACGATGGGCACCGCCCGGTGGTCTTCCGTCTGACGGATGTGGTGGATGAGCTTCAGCCCGTCCATCAACGGCATGTTGATGTCCGTCATCACCAGGTCGAAGCGCCCCTGCGTGGTGAGCTTCTTCAGCCCCTCCACGCCGTCCTGCGCCTCGATGCAGACCACGTCCGTCAGGCGCTGGAGCGCGTACATGATGCTGCGGCGCATGGCCTGCGAGTCATCCACCACCAGCGCGCGGATCTGCTGCGACATGGCCCTCAGCCTACCACCGGCGCACCGCCCGTCCCGGGTTTGTGCGGCGGCTGTCATGCACCCGGCGATTCACTGCCCGGAGGACTGCTTGCGGCGGCGCACCAGCGCGGCCAGCTCAGAACCGATGTCGTCCAGTGGAAGCACCCGGGTCACCGCCCCGGTGGCGATGGCCTCCTTGGGCATGCCGTACACCACGGCCGTGTCCTCGGACTCCGCCCACGTCTCGCCGCCCTCGCGGCGGACCGCGCGCACGCCCTGCGCCCCGTCCGCGCCCATGCCCGTCAACACCACCGCCACCGCGCGAGGGCCCAGCACCTCCGCCGCGCTCTCGAAGAGCCGGTCCACCGACGGGGCGTACTTGTCCGCGGGCACCGGCGACGGCGTGCGCAATTCCAGGCGCCCGGTCCGGTCCGACAGCAGCAGGTGCCGCCCGCCCGGCGCGATGTAGACGTGGCCCGGCGTCACCACGTCGCCCTCGCACGCCTCCGTCACCGTGAAGGGACCGATGCGGTCCAGGCGCTCCGCGAAGGCCCGGGTGAACTGCGAGGGCATGTGCTGGCCCACCAGCACGCTGACGGTCGGCTCGGAGGCCAGCCCCTCCAGCAGCCGCTGCACCGCGGGGGGCCCGCCCGTGGACGCGCCCACGGCGATGACCTGCGGCACCTCGCCCGTCAGCAGGGCGCTGCGCAGCGCGGCCCCGTGGCGTCCGCCGGACTTCACGTGGCGGGTCGCGTGCACCTTGTCGAGCAGCTCGCGCCGCAGCTTCTCCAGCGCCTCGGGGGTGCCCTCGGGCGGCTTGGCGATGAAGTCGAACGCGCCCAGCTCCAGCGCCTTGAGCACGTCCGACTGGTGCGCGTAGCTGGAGATGACGATGACGGGCGTGGGCGACGCGCGCATGAGCAGCCGCAGGAAGGTGTGGCCGCCCAGCCGGGGCATCTCCAGGTCCAGCGTCACCACGTCCGGCTTCAGGTCCAGGACCTTCTTGAGCCCCTCCTCGCCGTCCTGCGCCCAGTCCAGCACCATCACGTCGGAGGCGGACTCCAGCAGCGTGGTGAGCGTGCGGCGGTTGGTGGCCGAGTCGTCGATGACGAGCACCGTGAGCGGACGTGCCATCAGCGGCCCTCCCCGCCCGGAAGCTCGGGCCGGCGGTACACGAGGTCGCCCTTCAGGTGCACCAGCTCGAAGTCCGCGCCCAGGCTGAGCAGGTTCTCCGCGTGGCCCAGCAGCAGGTAGCCGCCGGGACAGAGCCGGTCGCGGATGACGCCCAGCACGCGGCGGCGCGCGGCCTGGTCGAAGTAGATCATCACGTTGCGGCAGAAGACGACGTCCGTGCGCGGCACCAACTGGCTGCCCGCCACGTCCGCCAGGTTGTGGTGGCCGAAGTTCACCCACGCCTTCACGTCGTCGCGCACGCGGACGCGGTTGACACCCACGGGGATGAAGTAGCGCTCCAGCAGGTCCGGCGGCGTCGCGCGCAGCGCGCTGGGGCCGTACTCCGCGCGGCGGGCCACGGCCAGCACGCGGCGCGACAGGTCCGTGCCGATGACCTCCACGTCCCAGTCGTTGAAGCGGCCGCTGTCCTTCAGCAGCATGGCCAGCGTGTACGCCTCCTCGCCGGAGGAACACCCCGCGGACCACAGCCGCAGCCGGCGCGTGTGCGCGTTGCGCTTCTCCAGGATGGGAAGCAGCTCCTCGCAGAAGGCCTTGAGCTGCGCGGGTTCGCGGAAGAAGTACGTCTCGTGCGTGGTGAGGGACTCCACCGCCGCTTCCAGCTCCGCGTGGCGCTGGGCGTCGTAGCGCAGGTAGCGGTGGTAGGAGCCGAAGTCCTGGATGCCCAGCGCCTCCAGCCGGGGCCACAGCCGGCGCTCCATCACGAACTTCATGTTCTCGTGGATGAGGATTCCGCAGTGCGCGTAGACGTGGTCGCGCAGCAGCCGGAACTCCTCCAGCGTCATCTCCGGGCGGCCCTCGTCGAAGCGTGGCATCCGAGTCCTCCCCTCACCGCCCCGACGACAGCCGGGCCACCGCGTCCGCCAGCGCCGCGCGGGCCAGCGCGTCCCGCTCCACCGACAGCGCCTGCTCCAGCGCGAGGAGGCACTCCGGCCGCCCCAGGCCGCCCAGCACGCGCGCCGCCGCCACCCGCACGTCCCAGCGCGGATGGCCCAGCAGCGACACCGCCAGCGCCGCGCCATCCGCCGAGGCCTCCGCCGACGCCAGCGCCGCCAGCGCCGCCTTCACCACCTCCGCGTCGGGGTGGCTGAGCGCGTCCCACAGCACGCCCGCGCCCACCGTCCCCAGCTTCGTCAGGGCCCGCACCGCCAGCATCGCGAGCCCACTGTCGCCGTGGCGCACCAGCGACTCCAGGTCCGCCGAGCGCTCCTTCGCGCCCGCCGCGCCCACCGCCTCCACCGCGGCCACGCGCACGCCGCGGTCCTCGTCCTTCAGCGCGAGCCCCAGGAACGTCGCGGCCTCCTTGCCGCCCTGCTGGCCCAGGGAGCGCACCGCGGCGATGCGCACCCGGGGGGACTCGTCCGCCAGCGCGCCGCGCGCCAGCTCCAGGCCCGCTTCGCCATCCACGCGGCCCGCCGCCTCCACCGCCGCCGCGCGCCAGGAGGCCTCTTCATCGCGCGCCAGCCGCCGCAGCAGGGGCAGCACCCGCGCGCCGCCCAGCCGGCCCAGCACCGCCACCGCCGCGGGCGTCGCGCGCTGCTCCACCGCCGCCTCCAGCGCGGTCAGCGACGCCAGCGGATGCGCCACGGTCAACTGCTCCAGCGCCCGCGCCGCGATGCCCGACAGCGCGGGGTCCGCGAGCAGCTCCACCAGCGGCGCCACGGCCTGCGGCGAGCGCGTGCGCCCCAGCGCCCGCACCACCACCGCGCGCAGGTCGTCCTCCGCCCACTCCAGCAGCGCGCACAGCTCCGGCACCGACGTCGCGTCCACCAGCAGCACCAGCGCCTCCGCCGCCACCGTGCGCGCGGGCAGCGACAGCGTGCCCATGCCCTCCAGCAGGAGGCGCCGTCCGTCCGGTCCCAGCTGGCCCAGCGTGAAGAGCACCTCGCGCAGGAGCCGGTCCTCGCGCGCCACCTCCGCCACCGGCACCGCGAGCGACGCCTCTCCCAGCGCCCCGGCGGCCACCAGCGCGCCGGCCCGCACCTGGACGTCCTCGCCGTCCAGCGCCTGCGCCACGCGCTCCGTCACGCCCGGGATGCCGCCCAGCACCGAGCGCGCCACCGCGTCCAGCTCCCCGCGCTCGTACGGGCCCAGCGCGCCGGCCTGCGTCCCCAGCGCGACGAGGGCCGCCTCTCGCACCGAGCGCACCGGCGAGGCCAGGGCCCGGCAGATGCGCTCCGTGGCCACGCCCGGAGCGTACAGGCCCAGCAGCCGCAGGGCGCTGCGCTGCAACGCCGGGTCCTCCACCAGCGCCATCACCCGCTCCAGCGGGGGCGCGCGCTTGAGCGACGCGAGGCCTTCCAGCGCGGCCAGCCGCAGCAGGGGCGTGGGCGTGTCCAGCAGCCCCTCCAGCGCTCGCGCCGCGGCGGGCCCGCCCATCCGGCCCAGCGCCTCCGCGGCGGCCACGCGCACGTTGAGGTCGCCGTCGGAGAGCGCGCGCAGGAGCACGTCCTCCACCTCCGGGTGCCCCAGCTGTCCCAGGATGTCCGCCGCCAGCTTGCGCTGATCCGGATCCTCGTGCTCCAGCAGGTGCACCAGCGGCTGCGTCGCCACGGGCCCCATGCCCGCCAGCGCCTCGGCCGCCGCGTTGCGTGCGCCCGTCTCGCCGCGCTCCCCCAGGACGGAGATGAGCCGCGCGGTGACCCCCTGCGCGTCCGGCACGCGGCGCAGGCCCTCCGCCGCCGCGTGGCGCACGCGCCAGCTCTCGTCATGGAGTCCGGTGGTGAAGGTCTCCAGGGCCCCGGGCGCGCGCGGATCCACCGCCTGCAACGCCCGGTACCGGGCCTCCTCCTGCCCCGCGGGGGACCGCACCGTGTCGCTCATCCGCCGTCCTCCTTCCGGGGGTCCGTTCCTCGGGGTGTCCGCATCCTGCTTGAAGCGGCGGAGGGAGTCGCGCCCCACGAGGCCGGAACGGAGGCCCGGCGGGCCCATTCCCCGAGGGCCCCTCGCGCCGGGAGGCAACCTGGCGCCGGCCTGGAACGTTCACCTTCACACCCTTTCAGGGGCTCCAGGGCTCCGCGTCCCAGCCCTCCTGCGAGAAGAACCAGAGCGAGTAGACGCCCAGCGCCGTGCCCAGCGGAAAGGTGGGCAGCGCCACGAGGGCGAGCAGCGTGGCCAGCCCCTTGGAGACACGGCGGCCGCGCACCAGCCCCAGTCCCAGGGCGAGCCCCGCGATGGACGCCGCCAGGAGCACGAAGAAGATGGCCGCCATCGCGAGGACCCAAGGGTTCTCCCACACCGGCAGCCGAGGGGCGGACCTCCCGGCGGCGGCGACGAAGCCCAGGGCGGCCGTGACGTACGCCATCGCCCCCGTGGCCAGCAGCATCAACGCGTGGACGAACAAGTAGAAGAACCCCAGCGACTTCCGGTGCCCGCTCAGGTCTCGCATGACGTCCCTTCCTAAATCCGGGGCGCGCACGGCGAAAACGGCGCGCTCACCCCCCGGACGGAGGGCGCGCGTCACGTTCCAGCTCCGCGCGCAGGAGCGCCTTCAGGTCCAGCAGCAGCCGCAGCCGCTCCGGCGGTCCGCACACGCCCACCACGAACGGCGTGCGACCTCCGGACATGAGCGCCGGCGCGGGCTTGATGTCGCCGCGGCGCACGCGCAGCACCTCCGCCACGCGGTCCACTCGCGCCACCACGCGGCGCGCGCCCAGCCGGCACACGAGCATCCGCGTGCGCCGCGTCTCCTGCGCGGGCTGACCCAGCAGGCGCCGCCGCAGGTCCACCACCGGGAGCATCGCGCCGCGCAGGTGCAGCACGCCCTCCACGAAGGCGGGCGCGTGCGGAATGGGAATCACGCGCTGGGGCGGGAGGATCTCCTCCACACGCATGATGTCCAGCACGTACTCCTCGTTGCCCACGAAGAAGGCGCACAGCTGCACCTCGGCTTCGGCCACCGGCGCGTTGCCGGGAACGTCGCCGCGCGGACGGCGGGTCAGCAGGTTCACGGGGTCCGTCATGGGGCGAGCGCCTGCTCCGGATCCAACAGGATGTAGAGCTGCGAGCCCTTGCGCCCCAGCCCCGCCACGCAGTCGCGGTCCCCGCGCAGCCCCGCGGGCGATAGCTCCACCATGGACGGCTTGAGCCGCACCACGCCCGCCACCGAGTCCACCCACACGCCCGCGGGCCCGTCGTCCATCTTGAGCACGAGGATGCGCGCCTCCCGGGGCGGCAGGCCCGCGTCCGGCCCCGCCACCAGCGGCGGAGCCTCCGCCAGCCGCAGCCGCAGCTTCACGTCGTAGACGGGCAACAGCTCCCCGCGCAGGTTCATCACGCCCAGCAGGTGCGGCTCCGCGCGCGGAATCTCCGTGAGCAGCGGCACCTTGCAGATCTCCCTCACCGCGAGGATGGGCACCGCGTAGCACTCGGATTCCAGGCGGAAGGCGAGGTACTCGACCGGCTCCTCCTCCAGCAGCGGCGGCGCCAGGTCGTCACTGCCCGCGGCGAAGTCCAGCAGGCCGCCGACGTCCTCGTCCGGGCGGTAGAAGAACGCGTCGAGCAGGGCTTCGAAACGGGACACGGCCGGGAGGATAGCAGCCCCCGGCGCGGACGCCTCAAGCGCGGCGCCGCTCGTGCGCGATGCCCTCTTCCAGGAGTTCCGCGACATCCAGCACCAGGACGGTGCGCCGGTTGCCCAGGTCGGTGGCGCCGGAGATGCCCTTCACGCGGCTCAGGCGGCCGCCCAGGGGCTTGGTGACGATGTCCTGCTGGCCGAACAGCTCGTCCACCGCGATGCCCAGCCGCTGCTGCGCCAGGCCCACCACGACGACGAAGTGGCGGTTCACCTCGCGCTCCGGCAGGTGGAACAGGCGCCCCAGCCGCAGGAAGGGCAGCGTCTGGCCGCGCAGGTCCAGCACCTCGCGGCGCTCCACGGTGCGGATGTCGCGCGGCTGCACGGAGAGGATCTCCAGCACGCTGTTGAGCGGCACCGCGTACGTGCGGCCGCTGACGCCCACCACCAGCGCGCGCACGATGGCCAGCGTCACCGGCAGCGTCAGGTGGAAGGCCGTGCCCTTCCCGCGCTCGCTCCACACGTCGATGATGCCGGAGAGGTTGCCCAGGTTGTTCTTCACCACGTCCAGGCCCACGCCCCGTCCGGAGAGCGAGCTGACGCTGGAGCGCGTGGAGAAGCCCGGCAGGAAGATGAGGTTGAGCAGCTCGCGCCGCGTCATCTCACTGACCTGCGGCGGGGTGACGAGCCCGCGCGCGAGCGCCACCTCGCGCACGCGCACCTCGTCGATGCCGGAGCCGTCGTCGGACACGCTGATGACGACGTGGTTGCCCTTCTGCTCCGCGCGCAGCCGCACCACCGCGCGCCGGGGCTTGCCCGCGCCGAGCCGCGCCTCCGGCCCCTCCGCGCCATGGTCGATGGCGTTGCGGATGAGGTGCATCAGCGGGTCGCTGAGCTCCTCGACGATGAGCTTGTCCAGTTCCACCTCGCCGCCGGAGCTGACGAAGTCGATCTCCTTGCCGGCCTCGCGGGCAATCTTGCGCACCAGCCGCGCCAGCTTGTCGAAGACCTGGCCCACCGGGACCATGCGCGCTTCGAGCAGCCCCTCCTGGAGCGCCTCCAGCTTGCGCTCCAGCTGCCGCGTCTCACGCGACAGCTCCTGGCCGAAGAGCTTGGACAGCGCGACCGCCCCGTCCTGCCGGGACGTCTCCGCCAGCCGCTGGAGGTTCGCCTTGATGAGCAGCAGTTCGCCCACCATGTTGATGAGCCCGTCCAGCCGCCCGATGTCCACGCGCACCGTCTGCGTGAGCGAGCGCAGGGACGTCTCTTCCGGCTTGGGACGGCCCGCGGGGATGGGCGCGGACGCGGCGGCCTGGAGCCCGACCACGGTGGGCGGAGGCGACACCGCCCGCATGCGCGGAGGGCTCCCCCCCGGAATCGCCGGCACGGTCGCGAGGCTGGTGGACGTCACGGCCGGCTCGGAGTCCTCGTCGGAGTCCTCCTCGTCGGTGTCCGCGAGCAGGACCTCCGCGTCGGCCTCTTCGCGCCCGGGAGCCGGCGGGGGCACGTCGAACGCGGGCCCCGCCGCACCTTCCCCTGGCTGGCGCACGGACAGCGGGGCCAGCTCCGCGGGCGTGCCCCGGAGGCCGTCCTCCAGCGCCTGCGCGCCGACCTTCGCGCCGAAGATGAGGTCGAACGCGATGCCGTTGGCGCCGCCCGGCCGCGACGAGGGCAGCGTGCTGATGACCTCGCCCAGGGGCTTGAGGCGCGCGTTCAGGTCCGCGAGCCCCTGGTCGAAGTCCGTGAGGTCGAACGCCGCGCGCACCCGCCACAGGGACACCCCGCGCCGCACGTTCTCGCGCAGCCGGTGCTCCTCGTACTCGGTGAAGACGGCGCGCACCGTCGCGTCCAGCTCCAGCCGCTCCAGCGGATCCTCTTCCACGGCGGGCGGAGGCGAGCCCAGCCGCGCCATCCGGTCCTCCATGGCCCGGGTGCGCTGGGTGAGCTCCTGGCCCTCCTCGGTCCGGGACGCCTCCCCGAGCAGCGCCTGGAAGGTGTCCAGCGCGTCCACCAGCGTGTCCAGGACCCCGTCGTCCAGCGTCAGCCGGCCCAGCCGCAGCCGGTCCAGCAGGTCCTCCGCCGCGTGCGCCAGCTGGCTGATGCGCTCCTGGCCGAAGAGGCCCGACAGCCCCTTGAGCGAGTGCGCCGCGCGGAAGATGCCGTTGATGTGCTCCGGATCCGCCTCCTGCCCGCGCGCCTCGTCCAGCGCCAGCAGGTCGCGGCCCAGCGCATCGAGGATTTCCGTGGCCTCGGCGACGAACTCCGCCAGCGCCTTGCCCCCGGGCGTCACAGCGGCTTCAGGAAGCGCCGCAGGAGCGCCTCCAGGTCCTCCGGCTGGAACGGCTTCACCAGGTAGCCGGCCGCGCCCAGCGCCATGCCCCGCGAGCGGTCCTGCTCACGCCCCTCGGTGGTGACGATGATGAGCGGCACGTCCCGGTAGTTGGGGTTCTTCTTGACGAAGTTGATGAGCTCCAGCCCGTTGATGTCGGGCATGTTGATGTCGGTGATGATGAGGTCGAAGCGCTGGCGGGGCAGCAGCTTCAGCGCCTCGAAGCCGCTGGCGGTGGTGACGGCCTCGACGCCGTCCACGGCCTCCACGGTCGCGGCGATGTGCTCGCGCGACACCTTGGAGTCCTCGACGATCAACACCTTGAACTTCATCGCGCGCGCCTCAGGGCCCGGATGCTAGCAGAACCCCCGCCCGGACGCTGCGCGTCAGCCCTTCCGGGATGACAGCGACCCGACAAGCCCCTTGTCCGCGAGGAGGGACACCCGTCCCCCCTTGAACGCGGGCAGGAACTGCCGCTGGTACGCCTCCGCGCGGGCCGAGTCACTCAAGGAAGCCCCCTGGGGGACC
The window above is part of the Corallococcus caeni genome. Proteins encoded here:
- a CDS encoding response regulator; the protein is MKFKVLIVEDSKVSREHIAATVEAVDGVEAVTTASGFEALKLLPRQRFDLIITDINMPDINGLELINFVKKNPNYRDVPLIIVTTEGREQDRSRGMALGAAGYLVKPFQPEDLEALLRRFLKPL
- a CDS encoding chemotaxis protein CheA, giving the protein MTPGGKALAEFVAEATEILDALGRDLLALDEARGQEADPEHINGIFRAAHSLKGLSGLFGQERISQLAHAAEDLLDRLRLGRLTLDDGVLDTLVDALDTFQALLGEASRTEEGQELTQRTRAMEDRMARLGSPPPAVEEDPLERLELDATVRAVFTEYEEHRLRENVRRGVSLWRVRAAFDLTDFDQGLADLNARLKPLGEVISTLPSSRPGGANGIAFDLIFGAKVGAQALEDGLRGTPAELAPLSVRQPGEGAAGPAFDVPPPAPGREEADAEVLLADTDEEDSDEDSEPAVTSTSLATVPAIPGGSPPRMRAVSPPPTVVGLQAAASAPIPAGRPKPEETSLRSLTQTVRVDIGRLDGLINMVGELLLIKANLQRLAETSRQDGAVALSKLFGQELSRETRQLERKLEALQEGLLEARMVPVGQVFDKLARLVRKIAREAGKEIDFVSSGGEVELDKLIVEELSDPLMHLIRNAIDHGAEGPEARLGAGKPRRAVVRLRAEQKGNHVVISVSDDGSGIDEVRVREVALARGLVTPPQVSEMTRRELLNLIFLPGFSTRSSVSSLSGRGVGLDVVKNNLGNLSGIIDVWSERGKGTAFHLTLPVTLAIVRALVVGVSGRTYAVPLNSVLEILSVQPRDIRTVERREVLDLRGQTLPFLRLGRLFHLPEREVNRHFVVVVGLAQQRLGIAVDELFGQQDIVTKPLGGRLSRVKGISGATDLGNRRTVLVLDVAELLEEGIAHERRRA